The sequence CTTGTGCATCAGAGATCGTAATCATTGTATTATTGAACGTAGAAAGAACATGTGCAACACCAGAAATGATGTTCTTACGCTCTTTTTTACGAAGACGTGGGGCAGGAGCCTTGGCCATAATATGCTTGTCCTATTTGTTCGCAGATGCTTGTGAGAAAAGTAACACTTAGCGTGTGACTTTTTTCTTACCAGCGATTGCCACAGCCTTACCTTTACGCGTACGGGCATTTGTGTGTGTTCTCTGACCACGCACTGGTAACCCGCGACGATGACGCAACCCGCGGTAGCAGCCAAGATCCATTAAACGTTTAATGTTCATAGCTACTTCGCGGCGAAGGTCACCCTCTACGCGATATTCATTATCAATAAGCTCACGAATCTTGACGACCTCGTCGTCAGAAAGTTCGTTTACGCGCTTAGCATCAGGAATCCCGAGCTTACTGCAGATGGCCTGCGCGCTCGACGGACCAATGCCATAAACATAGCGCAGACTGATGACCACACGTTTGTTGGTCGGAATGTTTACGCCGGCAATACGTGCCACGCCAATTCTCCAATCAACGCGGCACTTTCACCGCGTTCCCTTAATTTCGTGCCCTATTGGGAGACAACCGACACAATGTCAGACAGCCCCCTCTCCTGAAGCGATTCCAGCTTTTAAACAAAGCTACGCTCATAACTACTGGGCCAGATATACTGCCCAGCTCGTTAAGTCAAACTTTATTGATCACTTTTTTGTGATCATTCTTTACGCTGTTAATTATTACACGCGTTAAGAATCGTATCTATAGAATGTGCAACATCGCTTATTGTTTGCAGCCCGTCAACCTGTTTTAAGCGTCCATCCTTCTCATAATATGGAAGAATAGGTTTTGTCTGGCTCTCATATATTTCTAAACGAGACCGTACAACCTCAGGTTTATCATCCGCACGACGGGTCCCATCATCCCCTACACGCTGAGAAATACGCTGAACAAGCTCTTCTGTTGGCACTTTAATAAGGATAACTGCATCAATAGATATTTTCTTTTTTTGCAGCATATCGTCTAAAGCAACAGCCTGGCTCGTTGAACGTGGGAAACCATCTAATATGAAGCCTTTTGCACAGTCTGGCTGTTCAATGCGGCTCTCAATCATGGCGATGATAATTTCGTCAGGGACTAATTTACCCTCATCCAAAAGCCCTTTGATTTTTTGACCAGTTTCCGAAGCTGCAGCAACTTCAGCACGAAGCATATCACCCGTTGAGATCTGCTTCAGCCCATATTCTGTTTCTAATCTTTTAGCTTGAGTGCCTTTACCGGCGCCTGGAGGCCCTAAAAGAATGATATTCATTCTTACTTTCCTCTTTCTTTAACTCTACCAGTACCACGACCGCGCTGCTTGCGTATAAGACCCTGATATTGATGCGCCACTAAATGTGACTGAACCTGCGTCACAGTGTCTATCGTAACAGAAACGATAATAATCAAACTCGTTCCACCAAAATAGAAAGGCACATTATATCGGCTGATAAGAATTTGCGGTAGCAAACATACCAAAACCATATAAGCCGCGCCAATTGTGGTAAGCCGGGAAAGGATTTTATCAAAATAGCGCGCTGTATTCGCACCAGGCCGAATCCCTGGAACAAAACCACCTTGCTTCCGCAAATTCTCTGCTGTTTCTTCTGGGTTAAAAGTAACCGCTGCATAAAAATAGGAGAAGAAGATAATCATCAGGGCATAAAACACCATGTAAAGTGGATGTCCCTGCGAAAATAGCTGTCCAATTTTGCCTAGCCATCCCGTGTTGTTATGCAAAAAACCTGTCAGAGTCGCTGGAATAAGCAAAACAGATGAAGCGAAGATTGGAGGAATAACACCGGCCGTATTGACCTTGAGAGGCATATGGGTGGAATCGCCGCCATAAACACGGTTACCTACCTGCCTTTTAGGATATTGTATAATAACACGGCGCTGTGCTTGTTCCATGAAAACGATAAAAGCAACAACGGCTAACGCTAGAACAAGGAAAATAGCGACAAACAAAGGAGACAAAGCTCCTGTGCGTCCTAGCTCAAACAAACTTGCCGTAGCGTGAGGTAAGTTAGCAACAATACCTGAGAAAATAATCAGCGATATTCCGTTCCCAATGCCACGCGATGTAATTTGTTCACCTAACCACATCAAAAACATGGTTCCAGTAACAAGCATGACAATATAAGAAAAAATAAAGCTAAAACCGGGAGAGACAATAGCACTAAGCCCATTTTGGGTATGAAGGCTACTCAACCCCATAGCAAACCCATAAGCCTGCACAATCGCTATAATGACAGTCAGGTAGCGCGTATACTGATTAAGCTTTTTGCGTCCACTTTCACCTTCTTTTTTCAAAGCTTCCATGGAAGGAAGAGCTGTTGATAAAAGCTGAATGATAATTGACGCGCTAATATAAGGCATAATGTTCAGGGCAAACACGGTCATACGACCTAAGGCGCCACCTGAGAACATATCAAACATACCAAGAATACCACCCTGGTTTTGAGACACTATTTGTCCCAAAACTGATGCATCAATCCCTGGCACAGGTATAAACGTCCCTAAGCGGTAAACAATTAACGCCCCGAGAGTAAACCAAATACGCTTTTTTAATTCTGTCGCTTTAGAAAAAGCGTTAAAATTAAGGTTCGCGGCTAGCTGCTCTGCTACGGAAGCCATCTCCCCGTCCTTTCATAGAAACAGCGCCACCGCACACAGTGCGGGACGCTGTTTACTAAAACACCACATTTCACTTAACGTGAAAAGTAGAAAACTTAAGCCTCAGGCTTAGCACTGCCTTCAGAAGCCAAAACTTTAACAGTCCCACCAGCTTTCTCAACAGCAGCAATAGCCGCAGCCGATGCACCAGCAACTTCAAAGTTAAGACCAGAAGAAAGCTCACCTTTTGCCAATAAGCGAACACCTGCAACTTTACGGGACCCAACTAAACCTGCTGAGCGCAAAGTTTCAATTGTGACTGTTTCAGCAGAAGAAAGCTTACCAGTTTCAAGAGCTTTAGAAATAG comes from Aristophania vespae and encodes:
- the rpsM gene encoding 30S ribosomal protein S13 — its product is MARIAGVNIPTNKRVVISLRYVYGIGPSSAQAICSKLGIPDAKRVNELSDDEVVKIRELIDNEYRVEGDLRREVAMNIKRLMDLGCYRGLRHRRGLPVRGQRTHTNARTRKGKAVAIAGKKKVTR
- a CDS encoding adenylate kinase, which produces MNIILLGPPGAGKGTQAKRLETEYGLKQISTGDMLRAEVAAASETGQKIKGLLDEGKLVPDEIIIAMIESRIEQPDCAKGFILDGFPRSTSQAVALDDMLQKKKISIDAVILIKVPTEELVQRISQRVGDDGTRRADDKPEVVRSRLEIYESQTKPILPYYEKDGRLKQVDGLQTISDVAHSIDTILNACNN
- the secY gene encoding preprotein translocase subunit SecY; amino-acid sequence: MASVAEQLAANLNFNAFSKATELKKRIWFTLGALIVYRLGTFIPVPGIDASVLGQIVSQNQGGILGMFDMFSGGALGRMTVFALNIMPYISASIIIQLLSTALPSMEALKKEGESGRKKLNQYTRYLTVIIAIVQAYGFAMGLSSLHTQNGLSAIVSPGFSFIFSYIVMLVTGTMFLMWLGEQITSRGIGNGISLIIFSGIVANLPHATASLFELGRTGALSPLFVAIFLVLALAVVAFIVFMEQAQRRVIIQYPKRQVGNRVYGGDSTHMPLKVNTAGVIPPIFASSVLLIPATLTGFLHNNTGWLGKIGQLFSQGHPLYMVFYALMIIFFSYFYAAVTFNPEETAENLRKQGGFVPGIRPGANTARYFDKILSRLTTIGAAYMVLVCLLPQILISRYNVPFYFGGTSLIIIVSVTIDTVTQVQSHLVAHQYQGLIRKQRGRGTGRVKERGK
- the rplO gene encoding 50S ribosomal protein L15, translated to MNLNELRDNAGARYRKKRLGRGIGSGKGKTSGKGHKGQKAREGVSLNGFEGGQLPIYRRMPKRGFVNIFRKEYASVNLGAISKALETGKLSSAETVTIETLRSAGLVGSRKVAGVRLLAKGELSSGLNFEVAGASAAAIAAVEKAGGTVKVLASEGSAKPEA